From a single Accipiter gentilis chromosome 10, bAccGen1.1, whole genome shotgun sequence genomic region:
- the APOH gene encoding beta-2-glycoprotein 1 isoform X1, whose translation MYSLALFTCVVALSHWALAAKVCPRPPEVLFATIDVNKSVYEVGEQIEYTCRPGFIPNNGQRKYSCLPTGKWPLNTLLCLPKRCPSPGPLPHGKIDFIDLHYQSSISFSCEPGYNLVGTRTSQCMADGKWSGTFPQCQPVTCAPPSLPEFGVLSYRRLKPGNISNFLDTITFECVPPLALIGNETATCMANGNWSTIPECKVVTCPTPTGIENGFLEFAVRRTYHYNESVSFGCQSSYVLDGPKHSRCEKTGNWSTKPTCKGPCKIPVKKAVVLYNGEKKRVQNDLKEGIQHGETISFFCKNKEKSCAYTVAVPCVDGNLTLPACFKERGFFSTLVKKDPSEMKPCEDQA comes from the exons ATGTACTCCCTGGCACTGTTCACATGCGTAGTTGCTCTGAGCCACTGGGCTCTCGCAGCAAAAG TCTGTCCCAGGCCACCAGAAGTGCTATTTGCCACAATTGATGTAAACAAAAGCGTGTATGAAGTGGGTGAGCAAATAGAATATACCTGTAGGCCCGGGTTCATCCCCAATAATGGCCAAAGGAAGTACAGCTGCCTCCCGACTGGCAAGTGGCCTCTCAATACGCTGTTATGCCTAC CAAAGAGATGTCCCAGTCCTGGACCCTTGCCCCATggaaaaattgattttatagacCTCCACTATCAGAGTTCTATAAGTTTTTCATGTGAACCAGG ttacaaCCTTGTTGGGACAAGAACGAGCCAATGCATGGCAGATGGAAAGTGGAGTGGAACTTTTCCACAGTGTCAAC CGGTGACTTGTGCACCTCCCTCGCTTCCTGAGTTTGGAGTCCTTTCTTACCGTCGCTTAAAACCTGGAAATATTTCTAATTTCCTGGACACAATTACTTTTGAATGTGTACCTCCTCTTGCACTTATTGGGAATGAGACAGCTACCTGCATGGCTAATGGGAACTGGAGCACCATTCCAGAGTGCAAGG TTGTCACATGCCCCACTCCAACAGGAATAGAAAATGGATTCTTAGAGTTTGCTGTTCGTAGAACCTATCACTATAACGAAAGCGTCAGCTTTGGCTGCCAGTCCAGCTACGTGCTGGACGGACCTAAGCATTCCCGATGTGAAAAGACTGGAAACTGGTCCACAAAGCCAACCTGTAAAG GACCATGTAAAATACCAGTTAAGAAAGCTGTAGTATTATACAACGGTGAGAAGAAAAGAGTTCAGAATGACCTCAAGGAAGGCATTCAGCATGGTGAAACTATATCCTTCTTCtgcaagaataaagaaaaatcctgtgCCTACACTGTAGCTGTTCCATGTGTGGATGGCAACCTTACTCTCCCTGCCTGTTTCAAAG AACGTGGCTTTTTTTCAACTCTTGTGAAGAAGGACCCATCAGAGATGAAACCATGTGAGGATCAAGCATGA
- the APOH gene encoding beta-2-glycoprotein 1 isoform X2, with translation MYSLALFTCVVALSHWALAAKVCPRPPEVLFATIDVNKSVYEVGEQIEYTCRPGFIPNNGQRKYSCLPTGKWPLNTLLCLPVTCAPPSLPEFGVLSYRRLKPGNISNFLDTITFECVPPLALIGNETATCMANGNWSTIPECKVVTCPTPTGIENGFLEFAVRRTYHYNESVSFGCQSSYVLDGPKHSRCEKTGNWSTKPTCKGPCKIPVKKAVVLYNGEKKRVQNDLKEGIQHGETISFFCKNKEKSCAYTVAVPCVDGNLTLPACFKERGFFSTLVKKDPSEMKPCEDQA, from the exons ATGTACTCCCTGGCACTGTTCACATGCGTAGTTGCTCTGAGCCACTGGGCTCTCGCAGCAAAAG TCTGTCCCAGGCCACCAGAAGTGCTATTTGCCACAATTGATGTAAACAAAAGCGTGTATGAAGTGGGTGAGCAAATAGAATATACCTGTAGGCCCGGGTTCATCCCCAATAATGGCCAAAGGAAGTACAGCTGCCTCCCGACTGGCAAGTGGCCTCTCAATACGCTGTTATGCCTAC CGGTGACTTGTGCACCTCCCTCGCTTCCTGAGTTTGGAGTCCTTTCTTACCGTCGCTTAAAACCTGGAAATATTTCTAATTTCCTGGACACAATTACTTTTGAATGTGTACCTCCTCTTGCACTTATTGGGAATGAGACAGCTACCTGCATGGCTAATGGGAACTGGAGCACCATTCCAGAGTGCAAGG TTGTCACATGCCCCACTCCAACAGGAATAGAAAATGGATTCTTAGAGTTTGCTGTTCGTAGAACCTATCACTATAACGAAAGCGTCAGCTTTGGCTGCCAGTCCAGCTACGTGCTGGACGGACCTAAGCATTCCCGATGTGAAAAGACTGGAAACTGGTCCACAAAGCCAACCTGTAAAG GACCATGTAAAATACCAGTTAAGAAAGCTGTAGTATTATACAACGGTGAGAAGAAAAGAGTTCAGAATGACCTCAAGGAAGGCATTCAGCATGGTGAAACTATATCCTTCTTCtgcaagaataaagaaaaatcctgtgCCTACACTGTAGCTGTTCCATGTGTGGATGGCAACCTTACTCTCCCTGCCTGTTTCAAAG AACGTGGCTTTTTTTCAACTCTTGTGAAGAAGGACCCATCAGAGATGAAACCATGTGAGGATCAAGCATGA